The Triticum aestivum cultivar Chinese Spring chromosome 7B, IWGSC CS RefSeq v2.1, whole genome shotgun sequence genome window below encodes:
- the LOC123161222 gene encoding uncharacterized protein, with protein sequence MAQRQQQDTVISHFSHPYPGHELVKRHYTGPFRCDMCCEDLSGAGYGCSAGCDFAIHDSCVGYSQTFSSPQHEAHPLVLIQTRQDAALLCDVCLGHCAPGSFLYRCPPCGFDMHPTCRRLPQVVRSARHTYPAHDLTLVVADGCCVACDKGVGRASYYRCTTCNVDLHVSCAATTSNNISAHEAEIALQAEIVRSRIAAQGRRAALDLLSPSYTVRREYF encoded by the exons ATGGCCCAGCGGCAGCAGCAGGACACCGTTATTAGCCACTTCTCCCATCCGTATCCAGGGCACGAGCTCGTGAAGCGGCACTACACTGGGCCGTTCCGCTGCGACATGTGCTGTGAAGACTTGTCCGGCGCAGGATATGGCTGCAGCGCAGGCTGTGACTTTGCCATCCACGACTCTTGTGTAGGCTACTCGCAGACGTTCTCCTCCCCTCAGCATGAAGCGCACCCACTCGTGCTCATCCAGACCCGCCAAGACGCGGCCCTCTTGTGTGACGTCTGCCTGGGGCATTGCGCTCCAGGATCCTTCCTCTACCGTTGCCCACCATGCGGGTTTGACATGCACCCGACCTGTAGGCGGCTGCCCCAGGTTGTGCGCAGTGCGCGGCACACGTACCCGGCGCACGACCTCACACTGGTCGTCGCCGATGGCTGCTGTGTCGCTTGCGACAAAGGCGTGGGGCGGGCATCGTACTACCGTTGCACAACGTGCAATGTGGACTTACACGTCTCGTGTGCAGCGACCACCAGCAACAACATCAGCGCTCATGAAGCTGAAATAGCCCTTCAGGCTGAGATTGTACGATCAAGGATCGCAGCACAGGGTAGACGCGCGGCGCTGGACCTGCTGAGCCCTTCTT ATACGGTAAGGAGAGAGTACTTCTAG